Genomic window (Spirochaetaceae bacterium):
AAAATGGTAATAATAGTTATCAGCTAATTAATGTAGAAGCCTGCTCACGCTTAAATATGGCCGATATTCTCCTTCAATTTAAAAAAGGCAACACCGCTTTAACAGCCAATGTTGATACTAAAGCCACTGCCGAAGATATTGAAAGCAGTGGTAAAGGGCCTAATATTACCTCCTTCAGCCGTATTCGTACAGCTTATATAGAAGACCCTGATTTTATCTTTATTATTCTTTCCCTAAAACATAAAGTTTATTCTGAGCGTAATGTACAAATGGGGCTTATGGACGGCATAATGGAGATTGTACGTTATAACGCTTACGATTTAAAATTTATCTCTGATAATGATATAAACTATAATCCTGCTTTAGGCACTGGGCAAATTCAGGTGAAAGATATTCATTATGTAGATTATCAATACCGTACAACTTGGCAGTTTTGCCAACTTTTAGACAAAAAATACCTTAATTCCTCACGACGAACCATAGAAGATTGGCATAGGGAGGCTATTAAAAATAAATGGATAAAATAGAAATAATTTTAGGCGATTGTATTAATGCGATGCAAATGCTGCCTAGTAATAGTATTGATTTAATTGTAACCGACCCACCATATAATTTATCCAAAGATTATGGTAATAATAAGGACAATTTAGAGCATAACCAATATTTAAAATTTACTCGCGCTTGGCTTAAAGAGGCATACAGGTTACTAAAGCCCTCCGGTACTCTTTATGTTTTTATGGGAGTACGTTACATATCGTATCTTTACCAGATACTTGAGCAAGAGCTTAGTATGCATTTCAATTCATGGATAACTTGGTATTACACGCAAGGTATTGGTAAGACCAAAGGCTTTAGCCCGCGCCATGATGATATACTGATGTTTACTAAAAGCGAAAAATTCATTTTTAATTTAGATAACATTAGAGTGCCGCAAAAATATTACCGTAGTGTTAATAATATGCGCGGGGCTAATCCCGGTAATGTTTGGGAATTTTCGCATATTCATTATTGTGAAAATGGCCGGCAAAACCATCCTACCCAAAAGCCCGAAGCTTTATTTGAACGCATGGTGTTAGCTTCGTCTAATGAAAACGATAAGATACTTGACCCCTTTTGTGGTAGCGGCACGACCTTACGAGTTTGCCAGCAATTAAATAGACACGGCATAGGCATTGAGATAAATAGTGATTATGTAGAAATGACCAAAGCAAGATTAAAAGAACCCTTTACCGGCTTTGATAGCATGGACGAGCGAATGTTAAGATTACCTAACGATTTAAACGACCCTACTATTCGTGATGAATACATTAAAAATCATGGGAAATGGTTTTTAAAAAATAACCCGGAAGCTTTTGAGCAGTTTACAAAGGAAATTACTCCTAGAACCCATAAAATTAAAGCCGAACAAAGCTTGCTAAATTTTTCGTAATGCAGTAAAATAGGTTACCATGTCTAAACCCAAAATGGGCGGCGGCCTCGATGCCCTGCTCGGCGGTATCCCCGCTATTAATAACGATAAACCCGCTACCCCCAGCGAAGTAGCCATCAATTTAATTAAGCCTAACCCCTTGCAGCCGCGCAAACACTTTGATGAAGATAAACTTACGGAATTGGCAACCTCTATCACCCAAAAGGGAATTTTGCAGCCCTTACTCCTAGAAAAAGAAGGTAATGGTTATATTATTATCGCCGGTGAGCGCCGCTACCGGGCCGCTAAACTAGCGGGCTTAAGCCAAATACCGGCTATCATTAAAAATTTTAACACAGAAGAAAAGCTGGAGATAGCTTTAATCGAAAATATCCAGCGCGACGATTTAAAACCTATCGAAGAAGCTTTAGCTTACCGTGAGCTTATTAAATTACTTAACCTTAGTCAGCAAGAACTTGCCGACCGCTTAGGTAAAAGCCGCAGTGCGGTAGCCAATAGTCTGCGTTTACTAAAGTTACCAACGGCTATTCAGCAAGCTGCCGATAGCGGCACCATTAGCGCCGGCCATGCCCGCACCTTGCTTAGCGCCAAAGAAGAATTACAAGAAGAGCTATGCCAAAAAATTATCAGCGAAGGCTTAAGCGTGCGGCAAACCGAAGAACTGGCCGCTAAAAGTCATAAACAGGTAATAAGGGACAAGGAACAAGGAACAGAAGAGGAACTTGTTCTAGCCGCAGACAAACCCATTTTAACGCCGCCCACAATGAATAACAAATTGGTAAATACTCATCATTTGCCGGCAAAAACTGTAAATAATCTAGAGATTGAACAAAAATTAGCCGATAAATTAGGGGTAAAGGTAGCCTTAATTGGTAATGGCTCGCAAGGTAAATTAGAATTTTTTTACTCCACCAAAGCTGATTTAGACAAACTATTAGCCATTTTAAATAGATAAAAGCCTAAAAACTTTAATAAGGTAGCCCTATGGCCGTACTCTCCGAATATTTTTACGATAAATTCCGTACTCTTATTTATAACAACAGCGGTATTCATTTTAGCGACAGCAACCGCACAATCCTTGAAAGCCGTTTAGCCGAACGGCTTAAATTAAAAGATAATGCCACCATCGAAGACTACTATTTATTAGTAAGTAGCGATGATAACGAGCTGCGTACCTTACTAGATGCCGTAACAACTAACTTAACCAAGTTTTTTAGGAATATTCCGCAATACGAAACCTTTCAGCACTACGTTATCCCCCATTTAGTCGCTCATAAAAAGGAAAAAGGGCTTAATAGTATTAAGTTATGGAGCGCCGGTTGCAGCACCGGCGAAGAAGCTTATACGAACGCTATGTGCCTAAAAGAGTGGCTGCCCGCTAACTTTAACTTTACGGTTACAGCCAGTGACTTAAGTTTAAAATCGTTATTAACGGCCGAAAGGGGGTTTTACCCCAAAGAACGCTGTGCCGATATAGCCGATAATTTATTAGAGAAATATTTTATAGCCGATGACAAAGGTTATACCGTAAAAAATGAGCTTAAAAACCATATTAAGTTTGACTACCACAACTTAAATTACGAAAGCGGTGTAAAAAATTTTGATATAGTTTTTTGCCGTAATGTACTTATTTACTTTGACGAAAAAGCCCAAAAACAAGTGGTAGAACGTTTTTACCGTAGTATGGCCGATTATAGCTACCTTTTTATCGGCCATTCGGAGAGTTTATTTGGCCTTGATACCAAATTTAAATTTATAAAGACCGATTGGTCGTGCATCTATGGTAAATTTACCAATTAAAGATTAAGAAACAAGGCTTTTTAATCCTTAATTATTACTTTTTAATTTCAATAAGGATAATGTATTGAGTAAAATTTCGGTATTAGTCGTTGACGATTCGGCCTTAATGCGTAACCTAATTAGTAAAATAATTCAGGAAAGCCCGCGTTTAACTTTGGCCGGCACGGCCGTTAATGGGCGCGATGCCATAGAGAAAATTGCCGCCCTCAAACCCCATGCTATCACCCTCGATTTAGAAATGCCCGAGCTTAACGGCATTGGCTTTTTAAAACAATATAACAAACATGCCTTTGATATGCCGGTTATCGTGCTTTCTTCGCTGGCTCATAAAGGGGCCGCTATTACGATGGAGGCTTTAACACTTGGGGCAGCCGATTTTTTACCCAAACCCTCCGGCTCGATTAGTTTAGATATTCATAAGGTAGCAGCCAAACTTACCGAACTGCTTATCGCCTACGGCAGCGACTACTTGCGCCGTAAACAATTTAGCAACTTACAGGCCGATTTAAATTTAGAGCCCGATAGCAAACCTAAAGATTTAACACCGGAACCAACTGCCTCTTATGGCGGCCCCAAACGCAGCAGTGTGGCTAAAGTGCTGTGCATTGGTATTTCTACCGGTGGGCCGGCTGCTTTGCGCGAATTATTTTTGGGGCTGCCTAAAAATTTTTCACTGCCTATTTTAATGGTGCAGCACATGCCCGAAGGTTTTACCGGTGAATTTGCCCGTAACCTTAATCAATTAAGCCACCTTAAAGTAAAAGAGGCCGAAGCCGGCGACTTAATAGAGCCCGGTGTGGCCTTACTTGCTCCCGGCAATGCTCATATTGTGGTAGAAAAAAATAGTGGTGGCGCTAATAGCCTAGCTCTTTCGCACCGGCCGGCCGTTAATGGCCATCGTCCTAGTGTCGATATATTATTTGAAAGTGTCGCCAAAGTTTATGGCGGCGAG
Coding sequences:
- a CDS encoding site-specific DNA-methyltransferase is translated as MDKIEIILGDCINAMQMLPSNSIDLIVTDPPYNLSKDYGNNKDNLEHNQYLKFTRAWLKEAYRLLKPSGTLYVFMGVRYISYLYQILEQELSMHFNSWITWYYTQGIGKTKGFSPRHDDILMFTKSEKFIFNLDNIRVPQKYYRSVNNMRGANPGNVWEFSHIHYCENGRQNHPTQKPEALFERMVLASSNENDKILDPFCGSGTTLRVCQQLNRHGIGIEINSDYVEMTKARLKEPFTGFDSMDERMLRLPNDLNDPTIRDEYIKNHGKWFLKNNPEAFEQFTKEITPRTHKIKAEQSLLNFS
- a CDS encoding ParB/RepB/Spo0J family partition protein codes for the protein MSKPKMGGGLDALLGGIPAINNDKPATPSEVAINLIKPNPLQPRKHFDEDKLTELATSITQKGILQPLLLEKEGNGYIIIAGERRYRAAKLAGLSQIPAIIKNFNTEEKLEIALIENIQRDDLKPIEEALAYRELIKLLNLSQQELADRLGKSRSAVANSLRLLKLPTAIQQAADSGTISAGHARTLLSAKEELQEELCQKIISEGLSVRQTEELAAKSHKQVIRDKEQGTEEELVLAADKPILTPPTMNNKLVNTHHLPAKTVNNLEIEQKLADKLGVKVALIGNGSQGKLEFFYSTKADLDKLLAILNR
- a CDS encoding protein-glutamate O-methyltransferase CheR codes for the protein MAVLSEYFYDKFRTLIYNNSGIHFSDSNRTILESRLAERLKLKDNATIEDYYLLVSSDDNELRTLLDAVTTNLTKFFRNIPQYETFQHYVIPHLVAHKKEKGLNSIKLWSAGCSTGEEAYTNAMCLKEWLPANFNFTVTASDLSLKSLLTAERGFYPKERCADIADNLLEKYFIADDKGYTVKNELKNHIKFDYHNLNYESGVKNFDIVFCRNVLIYFDEKAQKQVVERFYRSMADYSYLFIGHSESLFGLDTKFKFIKTDWSCIYGKFTN
- a CDS encoding chemotaxis response regulator protein-glutamate methylesterase gives rise to the protein MSKISVLVVDDSALMRNLISKIIQESPRLTLAGTAVNGRDAIEKIAALKPHAITLDLEMPELNGIGFLKQYNKHAFDMPVIVLSSLAHKGAAITMEALTLGAADFLPKPSGSISLDIHKVAAKLTELLIAYGSDYLRRKQFSNLQADLNLEPDSKPKDLTPEPTASYGGPKRSSVAKVLCIGISTGGPAALRELFLGLPKNFSLPILMVQHMPEGFTGEFARNLNQLSHLKVKEAEAGDLIEPGVALLAPGNAHIVVEKNSGGANSLALSHRPAVNGHRPSVDILFESVAKVYGGEAIALIMTGMGNDGVKGIGQLYNLGALTLAQDKKSSIVFGMPRLAIEAGYIHEVVPLNRLAEKLNKWARRLTPLEVLNG